The sequence GCAAGGCCGCCAAGGAGGCGGAGGAACTGACCCGCCGGAAGAACGCCCTCGAGTCGACGGCCCTGCCCGGGAAACTGGCCGATTGTCAAACGAAGAGCCCGGCAGACGCGGAATTGTTCATCGTGGAAGGGGACAGCGCTGGCGGAAGTGCCAAACAGGCACGCAACCGCGAGTTCCAGGCCGTCCTGCCCATCCGCGGGAAGATCCTGAACGTCGAGAAACATCGCCTGGACCGTATCCTCCAGAACGAGGAGATTCGAGCGATGATCCGGGCCATCGGTACCGGTGTCGGGGAGGAGTTCGACATCGACGGCCTCCGGTACGACAAGATCATCTTAGCCACGGACGCCGACGTCGACGGCGCGCACATCCGGACGCTCCTGTTGACGTTCTTCTACCGCCACATGCGCCCCCTCCTCGAGGGTGGCCACGTCTACGCCATCAAACCGCCCCTCTATCGGATCCGGTATCGGGGAGAGACCTACGACGCAATGACCGACGCAGAGCGTGACGAGATCGTCGATGAGGTCTGCGACGGGAACCCGACCCAGGTCCAGCGGTTCAAGGGCCTCGGCGAGATGAACCCCGAACAGCTCTGGACCTCCGCCATGAACCCGGAAAACCGCATCCTCAAGAAGATCAACATCGAGGACGCCGCGGCGGCCGACCGGATGTTCTCGGTGCTGATGGGTGACGCGGTCGAACCGCGGAAACGATTCATTCAGGAACACGCCTCGGAAGCGGAGTGGGTCGACATATGAGTTCGGAACCGGAGATGCCGGACGACGTCGCCGACCGCATCGAGAACGTTCGCGTCGAGGACGAGATGGAGCAGTCCTACATCGACTACGCGATGTCGGTCATCGCGGGTCGGGCGCTCCCCGACGTCCGCGACGGACTCAAACCGGTCCACCGGCGCATCCTCTACGCGATGCACGAGGCGGGCATCTCGAGTGGGTCCGGCCACCGCAAGTCCTCGTCCATCGTGGGCGAGACGATGGGTAACTTCCACCCGCACGGCGACTCGGCCATCTACGACACGCTCGTGCGAATGGCCCAGGACTTCTCGATGCGCCACCCGCTCGTCGACGGCCAGGGGAACTTCGGGTCGGTCGACGGCGACCCCGCGGCGGCCATGCGATACACGGAAGCAAGGATGGCTCCCATCGCCGAGGAACTCCTCTCGGACATCGAGAAGGACACCGTCGACTTCCAGGCCAACTACGACGACCGCCTGCAGGAGCCGACGGTCCTCCCGGCAGCGTTCCCCAACCTGCTGGTCAACGGGTCGTCGGGCATCGCCGTCGGGATGAGTACGAACGTCCCGCCACACAACCTCGGCGAGATCATCGACGCGACCATCCACCTCATCGAGGACCCGGCGTGTACCATCCCGGATCTGATGGAGTACGTCGAGGGACCGGACTTCCCGACCGGAGCGACCATCGTGGGACGAAACTCGATCAGGAAGGCCTATCAGACCGGCCGGGCCCGACTGACCGTTCGCGCGGACTACCACGTCGAGCAGACTGACTCGGGCAGCGACCGCATCATCCTCGACGAGTTGCCCTACCAGCAGAACAAATCGAAACTCGTCGAACGCATCGCCGAGATGGCCAACGAGGGCACCCTCGAGGGCATCCGGGACCTCCGGGACGAGTCCGACCGCGACGGCATCCGGGTCGTCGTCGAACTCAAGCGCGGCGCGAACACGGACGTCGTCGAGAATCGTCTGCTCGAGAGCGTCCTGGAACAGACCTTTGGCGTGATCAACCTTGCGCTGGTGGATGGCGAACCGCGGGTCCTCTCCCTGAAGGAGATGCTGGAGGAGTACCTCGAGCACCGCAAGGAGGTCGTCCGCCGACGCTCCGAGTACGAACTCGCCGAGGCCGAAGAGCGCGAACACATCCTCAAGGGTCGATTGCTCGCCCTCGACCACATCGAGGAGGTCGTCGAGACCATCCGTAACTCCGAGGACCGCGATGCGGCGAAAGACGCGCTGCGGGAGACCTTCGAGTTCACCCAGATGCAGGCCGAACATATCGTCCGGATGCAACTGGGCAGTCTCACCTCCCTCGAGGCCGCCGAGATCGAAGCCGAGTACGAAGAGGTGCAAGCCACCATCGAACGCCTGGAAACCATCCTCGCGAACGAATCCGAGCTGCTGGGCGTCATCAAAGAAGAACTGCGGGAGATCAGGGCGGAGTACGCGGACGACCGTCGCACCTCCATCGTCGAGGACATGGGAGAGGTCACCGACGAGGACCTCATCCCGAACGAGGAGGTCGTCGTCACCCTCTCCGAACACGACTACATCAAGCGAGTGCCCGTCGAGACGTTCTCCTCGCAGCATCGCGGGGGCAAGGGTATCATCGGCGCCGATCTCAAGGAGGGCGATCGCATCGCGACGGTGTTCACCGCGCAAACCCACGACGACCTGCTGTGTTTCACAGACCAGGGACAGGTCTATCGACTGAAGGTTTACCAGATACCGGAGATGTCCCGGACGGCCCGGGGGACCTCGGCGGTAAATCTCCTGAATCTGGACGACGAAGAGGAGATCAACGCGGTCGTCGCGACCGACGACTTCGAGGACGGCGAGTACCTCACCATGGCGACCCGCGACGGCTACGTCAAGCGAACGGGCGTGGAGAACTTCGAGAACATCCTCTCGACCGGCATCATCGCCATCTCCCTCGAAGACGCGGACGAACTCGTCGACGTCGAGGTAACGAACGGCGCCTCCGACATCGTCCTCGGGACCGAGACCGGGATGGCCATCCGCTTCGACGAGACCGACGTCCGGTCGATGGGTCGGAATGCCCGAGGCGTCCGCGGCATCAAACTCGAAGAGGGTGACCGGGTCGCCGGCGTCAGCGCGATCAGAGAGACAGACGATCGCAACCTGTTGACCGTGACGAGACGGGGGTACGGCAAGCGGACGCCGCTCTCGGAATATCGTCCCCAGTCGCGCAACGGGAAAGGACTGGTCGATATCAAGACGGCGGAGCGCAACGGGCGCGTCGCGGCGATCGAGGCGGTCGAGGACAGCGATCACGTCATCGCGATGAGCGAAGGCGGGCAGTTGACCCGCATCCCGGTCGCCGAGATATCCTCGGTCGGCCGGAATACGAAGGGCGTCCACGTGATGGACATCGAGACGGGCGACAGGCTAGCGGGGATCTCCGTCTTCCCGGAGCCAGAAGCGTAGACGGTCTACAGTCGATTCGTTCTACGAGAGATGGGCGGCGACGTCGCTGGAGGAGACCATGCCGACGAAGTCGTCGTCCACCACGGGGAGGTGTTTGATGCCGTACGTCGTCAACATTGCGGCGACTTCCTCCATGTAGAGGTCGGGCGTGACCGTCTCGACTTCCTTGGTCATCACGTCCTCGACCGTGAGTTCCGTCAGGTCCTTCCCGTCGGCGACGGCGGCGATGATGTCAGTACTCGTGATGATCCCGTGGCGGCTCGCCGTCACCACGAGGGCGGCGATGTCGTGTTCGCGCATGACCTCTGCTGCGGTCTGTACGGATTCGTCGGGAGCGATCATCTCCAGTGGTGTCGACATTACGTCTTCGACGCGTGTCGGTCCATCAGATGCCATAGTGTGAACAGTGGGTCCGCAAACAATGGTGTTTCGACTTTTCCTCGGACGTTGATACGACGGCGCGGAGGTGACACGACCACTCGACTCAGAGGATCCGCTTGCCGAGAGCGCTGGCCGCGAGTTCCGCGGCCATCTCCGCCGTCTGGTTGCGTTCGTCCAGGATCGGATTGACCTCCACGAGTTCCAGCGATCGCAAGACGTCGTACCGGCGGTCGAGATCGGCGAGCAGTTCCATCGCGGCGTGGGCCTCGCGATAGGTGACGCCACCCCGAACCGGGGTCCCGACGCCCGGCGCTTCGTTGGGGTCGAGCCAGTCCAGGTCGAGACTGACGTGGATCCCCTCGACACCGTCTGCGGCGACCGCGAGGGCGTCCTCCACGACGGTGGTGAGCCCGCGTTCGTCGATGTCCGACATCGTGTAGGCCGTGACGTCGCTCGCCCGGATAGCTGCCCGTTCGCTCTCGTCCAGGTCGCGGAGGCCGACGAGTGCCACGTTCTCCTCGCTGAGCCCCGCTGCGGTGGCCCAGTCCATCTCCGCGAACTCGTCGAGGCCCAGAGCGGCCGCCAGCGGCATACCGTGGACGTTACCACTCGGCGACGTCGAGGGCGTGTTGAAGTCGCCGTGAGCGTCGAACCACACGACGCCGGTAGGGTCGGTCCGGGCCGACCCGGCCATCGACCCGATGGCGACGGAGTGGTCGCCACCGAGGACCAGCGGCACCTCGCCGTCCTCGATAGCTGCCGCGACGTCGTCGGCCAGACGGACGTTCACCTCCCTGACGGCGTCGATGTGTCTGGCGTTCACGTCCGAGCCGTTCTCTCGTTCCTCCATCAGCGGTGCACGAACGTCGCCGATATCCGCACAGGCCGCTCCGGCCGCCCTTATCTGCCGGTCGAGGCCGGCGTATCTGATGGCCGACGGACCCATATCCACACCTCGTCGATTCGCGCCGTAATCGGTCGGCGCTCCGATGATTCGGACGGCATTCGTCATGGGCGACCCTAACGGATGGATCGTGAAATCGCTTCGTGTCTCGACCGACTGCAGAAGGAGGGCCTTACTGGTAGGGGGCACAGACCCGCCGGATGCCCTCCTCGAAGGAGATGGACGGCGACCAACCGGTCGCGCCCTCGATCTTCGTGGCGTCAGCCATGGTGTCGTGGACGTAGACGTCCTCGGGGATGGGATTCTCGACGTAGGTCGGCTCGACCGCCGTTCCCAGTTCGTCGTTGATCATCTCGACGACCGTCTCGAAGTCGTACTGCTCGCCCGTCCCGACGTTGTAGATGCCGGTCAGTTCGTGCTCGGCCGCCTGGATGGTCGCCTCGACGACGTCCTCGACGTGGGTGAAATCCCGTGTCTGGGTGCCGTCGCCGTAGATCTCGGGCGAGCGACCGTTCGCGACGTCGTCGGCGAACTGCGCGATGATGTTGGCGTACTCCCCTTTGTGTTCTTCTGCCCCGTTGTACCCCTGGTAGACCGAAAAATAGCGCAGCCCGGCCATCGACATGTCGTAGTAGTTGGCGTAGTACTCCGCGTAGCGCTCGCGGGCGAGTTTCGACGCCTCGTAGCCGGTTCGGGCGTCGACGTCCATCGACTCCGGGGACGGTTCCGTCCGGTCCCCGTAGATGGACGACGTCGTCGCGTAGACCACGGTGTCGCCGCCATGGCGGCGGAACTGCTCGACGGCGTTGACGAATCCCTCGACGTTCACCCGAGCGCCCCGCTGGGGATCGTCTTCGTGCATCGCCATCGACGAGAGCGCGGCGAGGTGAAAGAGGACGTCCACGTCCGCCGGGAGATCCGCTTCCAAAACGCTTCGCTCGTGAAACTCGACGGCGTCGTCGAGGTTCTCTTCGGTGCCGAGGAACAGGTCGTCGACAACGATTACCTCGTTCTCGGTGGCGAGTGTATTGGCGAGATTCGACCCGATGAATCCGGCGCCGCCGGTGACGAGAACCCGTTGTCCATTCATATGTGGCCTTCTGCCCGACGGTATGATAACCGCTTCGAATAGCGGCAGGTTCGGCCTACAGGGCTCGTCGCGCCCATCTGAGCCCGTCAGTCGGGGGTTTTATCTGCGGGAGGAACCTCTATTCGAGATATGTCGTCAATCGAATTAACGGCCAGCCAAAAAACCATTCTCCGGGCACTCGTCGACCTCTACACCCAGCGCGAATCTGCCGTCAAGGGCGAGGACATCGCCGAGGAAGTAGACCGGAATCCGGGAACGATCCGCAACCAGATGCAGAGCCTGAAAGCACTCCAGCTCGTCGAGGGCGTCCCGGGCCCGAAGGGCGGATACAAACCGACGACCAACGCCTTCGAGGCACTCGAGATCGAACAGATGGACCGTCCCGCGAACGTGGACGTCTACCTCAACGGGGAACTCATCGAGGAGGCAAACGTGCAGGACATCGATCTCTCCAGCGTTCACCACCCCGAACTCTGCCGTGCCGAAATCCAGCTTCGCGGCTCAGTCAGGGATTTCCACGAGGGTGACTCGGTCTCCGTCGGACCGACCCCCATCTCGAAACTCGTCGTCGAGGGGTCAGTCGACGGAAAGGACGACGCCCACAACATCGTCATTCTCAAGATTGACGACATGACTGCACCGGCCGAAGAACCGGAGCACTAACCGGCACGACTCCCTCCAAACGGAGGGGTTGTAAGGAGGCCGACCCGACGGATAGCCATGACCGACTCGGTCGTCGTTTTGGGTGGAGGCTACGCTGGAACCGCGGCCGTCACGCGATTGCAGGACCGGGCGATTGACGACTATTCTGTGACCTGGATCGACGATACCGTGTATCACCTCGTACGTCACGAGCTCCATCGCGCCGTCCGCGACCCCCTGGTTCGCCACGACATCACGGTCCCCCTCGAGGCCATCGCTCGTGATGATACCACCGTCATACAGGGGGTCGTCGAGAACGTCGACGTGGACGATCGGACCGTCGGTCTCGCCGGTGGGACGACCGTCGACTACGACTACCTCGTCGTCGCTATCGGATCCGAACCAGCCTACTACGGCATCGACGGCCTCGAGGACCACGCTTACCCCTTGTCCACACTCGAGGACGCCCTGGCGATCAACGACGCTATCGACGAGGCCATAGCGGGCGCCACTCGAAACGACCCCGTACAGGTCGTGGTGGGTGGCGGTGGCCTCTCGGGCATCCAGACGGCCGGCGAGATAGCACGATACCGCGACGAACGCGACGCCCCGATAGCGATCATCCTGGTCGAGGCACTCGATCGGATCCTCCCGAATGGCGACCCCGAATTACGGGATGCCATCGAGGCCGCGCTGTCGGCGGCCGACGTTCGCATCCTGACGAACGATCCCATCGTCGAAGCCACCGCCGAGGCGGTCCAGTTCGATGCACGGGATCCGATTCCGGCAGACGTTCTCGTGTGGACGGGAGGTATCAGTGGTCAGGCAGCGGTCGGCGCGACGAACGTGGAGAGCCAACACGACCGACTTCTCACGGCGGGTGATTTTCGGACGAGCGACGACAGCATCTTCGCTGTCGGAGACTCGGCGCTGGTGGACACGCCGAACGGACGGGCCCCGCCGACCGCCCAGGCAGCCATCCAGTCCGGAACTGCCGTCGCGGACAACGTATCGCGAGCGATCCGGGGAGAACCCCTCACCGAATGGACCCTCACCGATCGGGGGACGCTCGTGTCCGTGGGCGAGACGACGTTCGCCATCGACGTCCTCGGGCTGCCCACCGGCGTCGTCGGCGGGACCGTCGCGTCGGTGTTGAAAAAGGGCGTCGCCGCCCGGTGGCTGGCCACGGTGACCTCCTGGCCACGGGCGATGCGGGCCTGGAACTCGCTTTGATTCAGTCCAGAGTCAGGCCCGCGTGCCAGTGGTCGACGCCAGCAGCACGTTTCGTCTCGTCCATCGCCGCCAGCAGGTTGACGGCCAGACTCGCGACTTCGGCCGCTCGTTCGTCGCCCTCTTTGCGGAACTCCCCGGTCACGCGGTTGGCGTAGACAGAACAGACGGCACCCGCTCTGAGCCCGTAGACGTTCGCCAGGGTGAGAATGGCGCTGGCCTCCATCTCGACGTTCGTGACGTTCGCGTCCTGGAGAGCATCGATCAGGTCCTCGCTTCCCGCCGCCTCGAACCCGCCGAATCCGGGGCGGCCCTGCCCCGCATAGAAACTGTCGGCGCTCATCGTCAGACCGACGTGGTAGTCGTAGTCCAGCCGTTCGGCCGCCGCGACGAGTGCGGAGACGACCTCACGGTCGGCGACGGCCGGGTAGTCCTCCCGGACGTACTCCGCACTGGTTCCTTCCTGCCGGACGGCCCCGCTCGTAATGACGAGGTCACCGACGTCCATTCCCGGCTGGATGGCACCACTCGATCCGACTCTGATGAAGGTGTCAGCACCGATCCGGGCCAGTTCCTCGACGGCGATGGCGGCGGATGGACTGCCGATACCGGTCGAGGTGACCGATATCGGGACGTCCTCGTAGGTTCCGGTGACGGTCCGGTACTCGCGGTGATAGCCGCGTTCTGTCGCGTCATCCCAGAACTGCGTGATCCGGTCGACGCGTTCGGGATTGCCCGGTAACAGTACGGCGTCGGCCACGTCGTCCGCGCCGACGTCGAGGTGGTACTGGACGTCGTCGCTGGGGTCCTCGCTAGTGGCGGGCATCGATGGCTCGAATTCGCCTGCGATCCGCAAAGAAGCTTCGCCACTCAATCGAGCAGTTCGTTCGAGAAGGCGTGTGGGAGAAGCTCGCCCAGCGAGTACTCGGTCACACCGTCGTCGTCCTCGGTGAACACGGTCAGTTCCGGGTCGGCGAACTCGGCCAGCGTCTGTCGACACATCCCACAGGGAGTGACCCCGTCGCGTTTCTCGGAGGTGACGGCGATACGGGAGAACGTCTCGTGGCCGGCCATCCGCGCCCTGACCAGTGCCACCTCCTCGGCGTGGAGGCTGTTCGAGAAGTTCGAGACCTCCATGTTCGTCCCCGTGAACACGGAACCGTCGGCCGTCTCGATGGCCGCACCGACGGGATACTCCGAGTAGGGGACGTAGGCCTGCGACGTGGCCTCCCGGGCCGCCGCCATGAGTTCGTGCATGGACGACGGTACGAAAGCGGGCGAAAAATACCTCCCGACTCCCGCTCACTCCTCGCCGGACTCGTAGTGTTCGCCGGCGGCCTTCGGGATGCGGGTTTTCCCGACGAGGGCGAGGACGACGATGACCGTCAGATAGGGGATGGTCCGCACGAGCGGTTTCGGGATGGCGAGCACGTCGCGAGCCTGGAGTGTCAACTGCACGGCGTCCAGACCGGCGAACAGGAGCGTCGAGAGCATCGCGCCGATCGGGTTGTAGTTCCCGAACAGGTAAGCGACGATGGCGATGAATCCCTTCCCGTTGACCATCGTCGGACCGTTGCCCGTGAACTGGCCGAGGCTCAACGAGAGTGCCGCGCCGCCGATTCCCGAGAGCACACCCGACAGCATCACGGCGGCATATCTGACCTTCCGGACGCTCACGCCGGCGGTGTCGAGGGCCTTCGGGTTCTCGCCGCTGGCGATGACCCAGCGGCCGAAGGAAGTGCGATAGAGCGTGTACCAGGAGGCCCCCACGGCGGCGAACATCAGATAGACGACGGGACTGGCGTCGAACAGCGCCCCGAAGAAGGGGATCTCCGAGAGATAGGGAATCGTGATACTGCTGAAGGTCTCGACGCTGTCGGTGTTCGGCCCACCGTAGATGACCTGGGAGAGGAACGGCGCGAGACCGAGCGCGATGAGCCAGATAGCGAGGCCAGCGATGATCTGGTCCGCCCGAAACTCGATCGTCACGACGGCGAACAGGGCCGCGAGGATGGTACTCGCGAGCACGCCTGCCCCCATTCCGATCCAGATGCTCCCGGTGATATCGGTCGCGTAGACCCCGCCGAAGGCACCGATGATGAGCAGGCCTTCGAGACCGATGTTGATGACGCCGCTCTTCTCCGCGAAGATACCACCCAGGGCCGCGAAGGCGATGGGGACAGAGAGACGCAATGCGGACGCGAGCGTGCTCTTGTCAGTCAAGATGTCGAAGAGACGACCGGTCGTGGATTCGGGATTCAGCGCGCCGAAGACGCCGATCACCACCAGCACGAGGAGGGTGGCAACGACGAACAGCCCCCGATTGCCGATGCCGGCGAGGCGGCCCGGGAGTCGATCGGTGAGTGTGCCGGTCGCGTCGCGTCTGTCCGCTTCACTCATCGTCGGTCACCTCCCCACCATCGGGCGCAGCCTGCTCCGGTTCGGCGATATTCTCGGGGAGGATGCGGGCGCCGATGAGCCGGAAGAACTCCGGCATCGCGACGAACAGGATGATGAGACCCCGGAGGACGCCCACGAGCTGTGGCGGAACGTCGGAGCCGACGTCCACGACGATGGACCCGCTCTTCAACACGCCGAAGAGCAAAGCGGCGAACCCGACCCCCAGCGGACTGTTCCCCGCGAGGATGGAGACGGTGATGCCGTCGAATCCGTAACTCGGGACACCCGTCTGGAAGTTCCCGAGCACCATCAACACGTAGACGGCGCCGCCGACACCTGCCAGGGCCCCGGAGAGCACCATGCTCGTCACGATGGTCCGCTCCGCGTCGACCCCCGCGTACTCGGCAGCCGTGGGCTGGATGCCACTGGTACGGATATCGTAGCCCAGCGCCGTCCGCGTGAGGAGGTACCAGATGGCGAAGACGAGCACGATAGCGAAGCCGAGTGCGAGCAGAGAGAAGTCGTCCCGGGGCTGGAAGACCACGTTCGGGAAGAGGGCCACGTCGGGGAGGGCGACCGTCTGATTGGCGAAACTCTCGGGGTCCTTGAATCGGTTCGCGGCCAGGTACAGCGCGATGGCAGTCGCCACGAAGTTCAACATGATGGTCGTGATGACCTCGTTCGCCTCCGCGTACGCGAGCAGGGCGCCCGGAATCGCGGCGAAGGCACCACCGGCCGTCGCACCGATGAGGATCCCGAGTGTGAGCAACACGAGGGTCCCGAATGCACCGGAGACGAACGGCGCGACGTAGAGGAGGACGATGGCCGTTGCGAGTGCCCCCATCACGAGTTGTCCCTGTGCCCCGATGTTGAAGATGCCCGCTCTGAAGGCGACTGCGACGGCCAACCCCGCGAATATGAGGATGGTCGTCTCTGAGAGCGTCGTGGCCAGTTGCCCGTTGAGCAGGTCGAACCCCGGACGGATGATCGCACCGAACTCGCCTTGCAGGGGATTGAAATCCGGATTGATTGGGTTACCGAGTGCGCCGAGGAACAGTTTGTTGAAGACGAGGAACGGGTCGTAACAGAATCCGACGCCGAAGTAGGAGACCGCTGCCGTCCCGCAACTGGTCATCCGGCCGGCCATGAGGATGAGGACGAACCCCACCAGCACCGAGAGCAACAGCGATGCCGAACTGATCAGGATTCGTTCGGTCGCCGAGGCACGGACGAGACGGGCGAGGACGGCCTCCAGTCGGTCGCGGAGGCTCATGGCGAGCCCCCATCTACCGTGGCCCGGTGGTCGGCGTCTGCTATCGAGTCCGGGTATTCGCCGGCCATCAACAGCCCGAGTTCCTCCTCTGAGACGTCACTCGGATCCACGACGGCCATGAGTTCGCCTTCGTACATGACGGCGAGTCTGTCGGAGAGCCCCTGGACCTCGTCGAGTTTTGACGAGACCAACAACACGGCCGTGTCCTGTTCCCGAAGGCCGAGGATCCGTTCGTGGATGTACTCGGTCGAGCCAATGTCGACCCCCCGCGTCGGGTGGGTCGCGATCATGATTCGGGGCTCGCGCTCGAACTCCCGCCCGACGATGAACTTCTGCTGGTTGCCACCCGACAACGAGACGGCGTCCGCGGCGGTGTCCCCGGGACGAACGTCGTACTCCTCTACCACGTAGGTGGCGTGGCCGCTGGCCTCCTCCCAGTCGATGCGACCGGTCGACGCGAACGGTGGGGCGTGCTGACTGCCGAGGATGCCGTTCTCGACGAGGTCGAAATCCATGACGAGACCCCGTGATTGCCGGTCCTCGGGGATGTATGCCATCCCCGCTTCGATCCGTTCGCGACGATGGCGGTCGGTGACGACCGCGTCGTCCAGCGTTATCGACCCCTCCGTCGGGGACCGAAGCCCGGTGATGGCCTCGACCAGTTCGGTCTGCCCGTTGCCGTCGACCCCGGCGATGCCGAACACCTCGCCCTCCTTGATCGAAAAGGAGACCTCGGAGACCGTCTCGACGCCACGTTCGTCGTCGACGGACAGCGAATCGACATCGAGCACGACGTCACCCACCGCAGCTGGCCGTTTATCGACTTCGAGGAGAACCTCGCGACCGACCATCATCTCGGCAAGCGACTCCCGATCCGTCTCGGCTGCATCGACGGTCCCCACATTCCGCCCATCACGGAGGACCGTGATCTCGTCGGCAGCGGTCATCGCCTCGCCGAGTTTGTGGGTGATGAAGATGACCGTCTTTCCCTGGTCGGTGAGTTCGTCGATGACGTCGAAGAGGTCCTCGACCTCCTGGGGAGTCAACACGGCGGTCGGTTCGTCGAGGATGAGGACCTCGGCCCCGCGGTAGAGTGCTTTCAGAATCTCGACGCGCTGGCGCACACCGACGCTCACGTCGGCGATGGTGGCGTCTGGATCCACGTCGAATCCGTATCGATCGCTGAGGTCGACGACCGCGTCCCGCGCGGCGTCCCGGTCGATAGCAAGGCCGCCCCACTTCCGTGGCTCGTTCCCGAGCACGATGTTCTCGGTGACGGTCATCGGTTCGACCAACATGAAGTGCTGGTGGATCATCCCCACTCCTGCGTCGATGGCGTCCCGTGGGGAATCGAAGTCGCGTCGCGACCCGTGGACGTGAACCTCGCCCTCGGTGGGCTGATACAGACCGTAGAGGACGTTCATCAACGTGGTCTTGCCAGCACCGTTCTCGCCGAGTAGTGCGTGAACCGTGCCTTCGGCTACGGTCAGGTCGACGTCGTCGTTGGCCAGCACACCGTGGAACCGTTTCGTGATCCCCGCCAGTCGAACGGCTGTGTCCATTGTTTCAAAGGCGACCGTTTGGTAGGTGTTCGCTTCAGACGTCGTCGGGGCTGGTCGGGACGGAAATGTCGCCGTCGATAATGGCCTGGCGGGCCGAATCGACGGTATCGACGACATCGCTGGGAACGTCGGAGCCGATCTCGTCTCCGTAGACGAGCGCCACGCCCTCGTCCTGCAGACCGAGCGGGGTGACGTTTCCGCCCTCGAACGTCCCCTCGACGACGCCGTCGATAGCGTTGTAGACGGCCGTGTCCACCCGTTTGACCATGCTCGCGAGGATGACGTCGGCGTAACTGTCCTTCGTCAGCGACTGATCGCGGTCGACGCCGATTGCGAAGCGGCCTTCTTCCTGTGCGGCCTGGAAGACGCCGGTCCCCGTGTTGCCCGCGGCGTGATAGACGAAGTCCGCCC is a genomic window of Halanaeroarchaeum sp. HSR-CO containing:
- a CDS encoding ABC transporter permease, with amino-acid sequence MSEADRRDATGTLTDRLPGRLAGIGNRGLFVVATLLVLVVIGVFGALNPESTTGRLFDILTDKSTLASALRLSVPIAFAALGGIFAEKSGVINIGLEGLLIIGAFGGVYATDITGSIWIGMGAGVLASTILAALFAVVTIEFRADQIIAGLAIWLIALGLAPFLSQVIYGGPNTDSVETFSSITIPYLSEIPFFGALFDASPVVYLMFAAVGASWYTLYRTSFGRWVIASGENPKALDTAGVSVRKVRYAAVMLSGVLSGIGGAALSLSLGQFTGNGPTMVNGKGFIAIVAYLFGNYNPIGAMLSTLLFAGLDAVQLTLQARDVLAIPKPLVRTIPYLTVIVVLALVGKTRIPKAAGEHYESGEE
- a CDS encoding ABC transporter permease, yielding MSLRDRLEAVLARLVRASATERILISSASLLLSVLVGFVLILMAGRMTSCGTAAVSYFGVGFCYDPFLVFNKLFLGALGNPINPDFNPLQGEFGAIIRPGFDLLNGQLATTLSETTILIFAGLAVAVAFRAGIFNIGAQGQLVMGALATAIVLLYVAPFVSGAFGTLVLLTLGILIGATAGGAFAAIPGALLAYAEANEVITTIMLNFVATAIALYLAANRFKDPESFANQTVALPDVALFPNVVFQPRDDFSLLALGFAIVLVFAIWYLLTRTALGYDIRTSGIQPTAAEYAGVDAERTIVTSMVLSGALAGVGGAVYVLMVLGNFQTGVPSYGFDGITVSILAGNSPLGVGFAALLFGVLKSGSIVVDVGSDVPPQLVGVLRGLIILFVAMPEFFRLIGARILPENIAEPEQAAPDGGEVTDDE
- a CDS encoding ABC transporter ATP-binding protein, with the translated sequence MDTAVRLAGITKRFHGVLANDDVDLTVAEGTVHALLGENGAGKTTLMNVLYGLYQPTEGEVHVHGSRRDFDSPRDAIDAGVGMIHQHFMLVEPMTVTENIVLGNEPRKWGGLAIDRDAARDAVVDLSDRYGFDVDPDATIADVSVGVRQRVEILKALYRGAEVLILDEPTAVLTPQEVEDLFDVIDELTDQGKTVIFITHKLGEAMTAADEITVLRDGRNVGTVDAAETDRESLAEMMVGREVLLEVDKRPAAVGDVVLDVDSLSVDDERGVETVSEVSFSIKEGEVFGIAGVDGNGQTELVEAITGLRSPTEGSITLDDAVVTDRHRRERIEAGMAYIPEDRQSRGLVMDFDLVENGILGSQHAPPFASTGRIDWEEASGHATYVVEEYDVRPGDTAADAVSLSGGNQQKFIVGREFEREPRIMIATHPTRGVDIGSTEYIHERILGLREQDTAVLLVSSKLDEVQGLSDRLAVMYEGELMAVVDPSDVSEEELGLLMAGEYPDSIADADHRATVDGGSP